AAGAGGTGGGGAATCACCGGGGAAAAGAAGCAGCTACTATGAGAGCAAGATTGAAATAACGGATATATTTGCCATGATTTTATGGTTCGCTTTGATATCGGGTTATTTATGGATAGGAGGCATGAGAATATGATCGACTTACAGAATGTTTCCTTTCAGTATGCGGATAGCAATTATGGTGTGACGAATATAAATTTAGTGATAAAAGCCGGTGAATGTGTGGTTTTGACAGGAAAATCAGGATGTGGAAAAACGACCATTACAAGACTTATCAACGGTCTTGCTCCAAAATATTACAAAGGAACAAAAAAAGGCAGTATACGAATTGCAGGAAAAGATATTGAAATGATGCCGTCCTATGATATCGGTAAAATTGTTGGCAGCATATTTCAAGATCCTCAAAGACAATTCTTTTCATCAGAGCTTGAGGGTGAAATAGCATTTGGATGTGAAAATTACGGTTTCTCAAAGTTTGAAATTCAAAAAAGAACAAAGGATGCTATTCATAAGATGAGATTGGAAAACATAGGAAAGATTTCCTTAGATTTGCTTTCAAGTGGTGAAAAACAACGAGCAGCAGTAGCTTCTGTATATGCAATGCATCCGGAGGTTTTTGTGTTTGATGAGCCGACTGCAAATCTGGACAAAGACGGCATCATTCAAATGAAAAACATCCTTATGCAGTTAAAGAAAGCAGGATACACATTGCTGATTGCCGAGCATCGTCTCAGTTGGACAGAAGAACTTGCCGACAGGTATTTATATATGAAAGACGGACAGATACAGCATGAATATTCTTCTTTAGAATTTAGTACAATGAATGACTTGGAACGCATTTCAAAGGGACTTCGCCGTATTATAAATAAACCTTTTACAAAACAGATTGCCCCACCCCGAACGGACAATATTGCAATACAAGGAGAAAGGCTCTCTCTCAAGAAAAATAAAAAACAAATATTAAAAAATGTGGATATTTTTGCTAATGAGAAAAGTGTTACTGCAATCACAGGCAACAATGGTGCGGGAAAAACCAGTTTAGCTTTAATTTTAAGCGGACTTGAAAAATTAACAGAAGGTAATGTTTATATTCATGGTGAGAAGGCAGGGTACAGAGAACTTTGCAAACATACCTATTACTGTTCAAATGACACAGGGACACAATTTTTTACAGAAAGCATTTCAAAAGAACTTTTGCTTGGAACAAAATATGATGCAGAGAATTTAGAAAATGCAAAAAAATTGCTTAAGGATATGTGTTTATACGAATATAAAGATTCTCATCCTGCTTCCTTGTCGGGAGGTCAAAAACAAAGACTTGCAGTATGCTGTGCGTTGTTGTCAGGTAAAGATATTTTGATACTTGACGAACCGACCAGTGGCTTGGATGCCGAAAATATGTTTTTGATTGCAAGGGAACTAAAGAAAGCTGCAGAAAAAGAAAAAACTATTTTGGTAATCACTCATGATGAGGAATTTATGGATGCTTGCTGTGAATACAGAATAAGTATCGATAAAACGCAAAAATAAAGGACAAGGAGGGTTTTTATAATGGATGTTCGTGATAAATTACTTATGGAAAATCCTTGGAAATTGATGATTCATCTTAGTTTGCCGGCAATTTTGGGTCAACTGATAGTAGGATTATATGCCTTTGTCGATTCAATTTATGTCGGGCAAATGGTGGGAACCGATGCCATGAGTGCAGTTTCGGCGGCATCTCCGTTTGTATTAATCAATAATGCGATTGCTGTTCTTCTTGGGATAGGTTCGGGCTCTGTACTTTCTCGGGCAATCGGAAAAAAAGATAAAGAAACCGTGGATAAGATTATAGGAAATCTAACTTTCTTGGTAATCGTTTTATCATCAGTAGTTATGATTATCGGTATCATATTTGCTCCTGAATTTTTACGCTTATCTGGTGCCGGCGGTGAAGTGATGGAGATGGGTGTTTCTTATTTAAGAACAGTATATCTCGGCTCCATATTCGTAAATTTTATGCAGGGTGCAAATATGGTAATAAGGGCAGAGGGTCGCATGGGAATTGCAATGGGAATCATGGCGGCTGGTGCTATTTTAAATATTATATTAGATCCTATATTCATTCTGTTTATGCCATCTCGAGGACCGCAAGCTGTTGCAATCGCAACTGTGATTTCTCAAATCAGTCAAGCTTTGGTCACCTTAATATACTTCTTGAAAAAAAGTCCGGTGGTTCGTTTTCATGGGATAAAACCTGCAAAAGATTTATTACCTGAAATTTTTTCCGTGGGAATGAGCGCTATGCTCATGCAAATTATGATGTTGGTTCAAATGACAGTTGTATATAATACGGCAGTGCATTTTGGCGGAGAAAAGCAAATAGCTCTTATGGGAGCCGCTCAAAGAGTTATGCAGCTTGCATTTGTTCCGATATGGGGAATGAGTCAAGGGATGCAGCCCGCTGTCGGAACAAATTTCGGAGCAAAAGAATATATAAGGGTTAAAAAACTTACGAATGTATTTATTATAGGTTCTACTTGTCTTGCCGGATTTTTCTTTGCCATAATTGAAATTTTTTCAGTGCAGATATTATCTGCATTTATTACCGATTCAGTTATTGTAAGTTCAGGATTATCTAATTTTAGGCTTATGTACTGCATATTTCCTACTTATGGCATGCTCATAATGACAGTCACTTATTTTCAGGCTATCGGTAAAGCAAAGCAGGCAGGAGTATTGGTTATACTAAGGCAACTTGCGCTTGTAATCCCTTTAGTATTGATATTACCTCGTTTTCTGAACGAAAATGTTCTCGGAGTATGGCTGGCGTTGCCTTTGAATGATGTCGTTATAATTTTGATTGCCATTATATTGCTAATTAGTGAATACAAGCGCATTACTAAGCTTGCACAGGAAATAAACAAGGTTAATGTTGGTGAGATATCATGAAAAAAATCGTCATTTTGAGTTGTTTCATTGCTTTTGCCTTTGTCGTTTTATTTCCGCGTTCCTTTATTTTTGCTGCGGAAGAAACTGAACATTACGAAACTGTTATTGATAAAGTTGCGGATGCGTATATAGGTAAAAGCGTTCCAGGTGCATGTGTCATTGTATCTGAACACGGAGAAATTGTGTTTTCAAAAGCCTACGGATACGCTGATTTAGAAAAAAATATACCTATGGATCCTGAAAACACAGTTTTTGAATGGGGATCAATATCAAAAACCTTTATATGGGTAGGTGTGATGCAATTAAATGAAGAAGGAAAAATTGATTTGGATGCGGATATTCGCAACTATCTACCAAAAGGTTTTTTGAAAAATTTACACTATGATACACCTATTACAATGCGTCATCTCATGAATCATACGGCGGGCTTCGAGGAGCAGCTTATTAACCTTCGCTATTTTGAAAGTGATAAGGAATTTATATTAGCCGAAGTCTTGTCCTCACATCAACCCGAACAGGTATTTTCACCGGGCAAGGTAAGCGCATATTCTAACTGGGGCGCTGCATTAGCTGCATTTATTGTAGAAAGAGTGAGTGGTCAAAATTACAAAGAATATGTAAATGAACACATTTTGAAACCTTTAGATATGAACAATACATCGATAGGTCCATTTCAAAATGATAATCCTACGATTTTGGCAAGAAAGGCAGTCGGTTATTCTTTTTTTGAAAAGGGATTCCGCAAAGAACCGAATATGTATTTAAGAATGTACCCTGCTGGTGGAATGAATGGCTCAGCTGGGGATTTGTTGAATTATGCACAAGAGCTGGCTAAAAATAATGATAAAGATAATCTATTGTTTAATAATCCTCATACTAAAAAAGAAATGTTTACAGAAACCTATCGCTCCTATGGTGCAAATTCAGGTTTATCTCACGGCTTCTGGCAATATGCGAATAATCCGGAAATGCATGGACATGAAGGTGGAACATACGGATTCAAAACACAAATATGGGTAGAACCGAAAAATGAGAGAGCAATTTTAATATTGACAAATGTAATGGAGACGGAGTTTTGCTCGGAGATTATGGAAAAAATTGCATATACAGAAGCTGATGAAAAAAAGATAAAAGAAAATTTAGATCTCAAGATGTTAAGCGGAGATTATCTTCCTGCCCGCTCTGCATTGAAAAATGTTGGAAAAATACAAGGGAAAAAGCAAATGATTTCCATTAGAGTGACAGATGGAAATCGTCTTTGTCTTACCATGCCATTTGAAGATAAAAAGCAATATTACGAACAAATAGATTCTAACATTTTCTTTTGCAAGGATGCGAGTCCTGAAGAAAAAATACTTGCTTTTAATATAAATGACGGCAAAGTACATTCTATGAGCTTTAGATTAGCTCATGATTATATCCCTGCCACTAACACACAAGGGAAAATAGCATTTTTGTTCAGCTTGGGAACTTATATATCAACCACATTATTATTTTTAACATTACTGATTATATGCATCATTTCAACGCTACAAAGGTGGAAGAGATGTATGCGACATCATATATATCTATATATTTGTGGAGCTATGCTTGGGATTTCTGGAATTACAGGAATGGCTCATTGGTTTTCAATATATGAAATTCTTGCTCATGAACTTATGATTATTATTATTGCTGGATGGTGTTTTAGTATTATAGGGATTTTATGTGGAGGGTATGCAATTTTCAAAGAAAGAAGTATCAAAAACAGTGGATTACTACTAATATTTATAGCTCAGATTTTTTCGGCATATTATCTTGGGTTTTTAACTGTTGTATAGAGGATCTTTTAAAAGAATGCTCTAATATATATTTTTCGAGTAAGGAAAATTTGATTAAATAGTGGAGGTAATTGCTATGTGTTATGTAGGGTCTGTTATTTATATAGAAAATAATAATAGACCTTTTTGATGTCAGTAATTATTATAAACAATTAAATTTAAAACATTTTGGAAGAACAGGTTTCTTCCGTTTTCGAGGACTTTTTATGCTTATGTGCAGGAGTCCTCCTTTTTTGTCTGAAAAACAAATAGACAAAAAAGAAATGGAGGAAACTTTATGGCAAAAGAGTATTACCTTTATGTCAGAGGGCAAAAGGTAAAAGTCAGTGAAGATATTTATAAAGTCTACTGGCGAGAAAAAGAACACGAGAAGTATTTAGAGCAGGTGGACAGAAAAAACCACCTGCTTTTCTTTTCCTCTTTGGATCATGATGGGAATTTTGTAGATAACATCGCTGATGAAAGCGTTGATGTAGCAAAGATTGTTGAAACACAGATGATGATTGAGGCAGTCAGAAATGCTATATCAAAACTAAACGATGAGGAAAGGGACATCATAGAGCGTTTGTATTTCAATGATGAAACGCTATCAAGCATAGCGAGAGGTAAGAAAGTGAGCTATCAAGCTATACAATGGCGAAAAAATAGCATTCTTAAAAAACTAAGTGTGCTATTGGAAGAATTTATGAAGTAATCGCCTTGTGCATGAGGGCAGATTTTCCTTGTATAAAGTGAAGGGAGATCTGTCCTCTTAATCTAATTGAAGAATTATTTTCAAGAATTGCTTAAAAGAAAATCTCTCTAAAAGCCAATAGGCACTTGTTCCTTGACAACTGAATAGACCAAGGTAGGACTTTATCTACTTGTGGAGAATTATGACTTACGCCATGACCTTTCTGCTGAAAGAAATTTTGGTTTTATGAATACTGATAAATCAAGGAAACAAGAAAGCGAGCGATAAATAAGAATACATAAAAACAGATGTGGCAATCTGTTCGTTGAAACAAGTAGTGATAATGATACTTCAATAGTTTAAGCCGGCTCGTCTGGAATAAGAGGCGGAGGTGAGATTCCTATGTTGCTGCCAAGCACCTACCAATGTCATTAAACTTAAAAATAAATTTGAATGAGGAGGAGTTGAAATGAATAATGAATTATTAAAATACAGCCTCCAATTATCTATGCTGTCTATGTTACTTTCTAAGCACTTACTCAGCGATATTGAATATAAAAAGATAAAAATTAAATTGATGAAAAAGTATAACATTCCCACAGAATTATATTTATAATGTCTTGGAAGTGTGGTATAATAAAACTGCATAGAAAGATACAAAAAAAGGAGGCGGGTGCAGTGAAAAGAGATGTAAAAGTTATTAAAGGTGATACCACACTGAAAAGAACTGCATCAGGCTGTGTAGAGCGCTCAATAAAGAGGGTAGCAGCTTATTGCAGAGTCAGCACGGATACCGAAGATCAAATTAACAGCTATAATTCTCAAGTAGAACACTACACAGATTTTATAAAGCAAAATAATGAGTGGACACTTGCGGGGATATATGCTGACGAGGCGATAACAGGAACACAGGTTGATCGAAGAATTGACTTTCAAAGGTTAATAAATGACTGTATGAACGGCGATATAGATATGATAATTACAAAGTCTATATCAAGATTTGCAAGAAATACATTAGACACCTTAAAGTATGTAAGAAAGTTGAAAGAGTTTAATGTTGCGGTCTTTTTTGAAGAGGAAAACATAAACACCTTAACAATGGACGGAGAGTTGCTTTTAACAATTTTAAGTTCAGTTGCGCAACAGGAAGTAGAGAACATTTCAGCCAATGTCAAAAAAGGTTTGAGAATGAAGATGGAAAGAGGAGAAATGGTCGGCTTTCAAGGGTGTTTAGGCTATGACTATGATCCGGAAACTAAAAGCATTTCTATCAATGAAAAAGAAGCTGAGATTGTAAGATATATTTTCAGAAGATATATTGAAGGTGTTGGCGGTATGGTAATCTCCAGAGAACTTGAAGAACAAGGATATTTATCGCCAAGAGGAAATAAAAGATGGACGGAAACAACAGTTTTAGGAATCATAAAAAACGAGAAATATAAAGGGGATCTTATGATGGGAAAGACCTATACGGTTGATCCTATTTCAAAGAGAAGATTGGATAATTTCGGAGAACAGGATAAGTTTTATATAGAGAACCATCACGAGCCAATCATTTCGGAAGAAGATTTTGAAAAAGCTCAAGGTATTAGATTAAGAAGGTCAAAAAACAGAAATACCGTTGCTAATAATGGCGGTAAGAGAGAAAAGTATTCAAGAAAATATGCTTTTAGCAGCATGCTTGAATGTGGATTTTGCGGTCATAATCTTTCAAGAAGAAATTGGCATTCGAGTTCAGAGTATACAAAAGTTATATGGCAGTGTGTCAATGCTACTAAAAACGGAAAGAAGTATTGTCCGCATAGTAAAGGGATTGAAGAAGAAGCAATAGAAAAAGCATTTATGGAAAGTTATCGTCAAGTATGCCACAATAATGTAGAAATTACCAACGAATTCCTTAAAACTGTTGAAGAAGAATTGAAAGACAATAGTTTAGCTAAAGACTTGAAGAAGATAAGCAATCAACTTGATAAAATAATAAAGAAAGAAAAAGATCTTGTTGAATTAAGGCTGAATGAGTCAATCAGCATGGATATATATCAGGACAAGTATAATGAAATAGCCATTAGCAAAGAGAAATTACTTGCAGAAAAAAGGACTTTAGAAGTAACACTTACTGATGAAAAAGCATTGAAGAAAAGGCTTGAGGGTTTTAAAAAATTACTTGAATCCAATAAATACCTTGAGGAATTTGATAGGGCAGTATTTGAAAGTATAGTAGATAAAATCATCATTGGGGGAACTAACGATGAAGGTGAAATTGATCCTGCAATGATTACTATCATATATAAGACTGGAAAAAAAGATTCTCAGGACGGAAGATTATTTAAGAGCAGAAGAAAAAATGCCAAGGAAGTTAATGAGGAAACTGACAACAAATTGTATCCTCATTCAAGCGACGAGGTTAATAATTTGTATTCCTATCCTATTAACAACACATACCGTGAAACTTTGACGGTATGCACACCTAATTCCTGACGTTTAGCGCCGTCTGCATACATGCCAATTCGCTTATTTGTTGTACGTAATGACATCTCTGAGTACGTTGCCATGTTGACGTGTCTGCCACCTTTGTACACAACACAATTAATGCCTCTAGTAAGAAAATCATTACTGGCCATATCAATTGCTTTATCAAGTGTTCCTGCGCCACTTGCTAAATACGTTTGAGCATTGTAGATGACTTTGCGGTACTCATCGTTAGCTTTACGCAGCATAGCATGTTCAGCCTTCACTAGATCACCGGTTGTCGCTTTAACTAAAGCTTGTACCTTACGGGAATGCACCCCAAAGAAGTTTGTTTCTTTTTGGCCAAGAATGCTAAGAAACTGCTCATTGATTGCTTTGAATTTCGAAGAAAAAAGTCTTGGATTTTTCTTTTTGAATTC
This genomic window from Solobacterium moorei contains:
- a CDS encoding SHOCT domain-containing protein produces the protein MNNELLKYSLQLSMLSMLLSKHLLSDIEYKKIKIKLMKKYNIPTELYL
- a CDS encoding recombinase family protein, which gives rise to MKRDVKVIKGDTTLKRTASGCVERSIKRVAAYCRVSTDTEDQINSYNSQVEHYTDFIKQNNEWTLAGIYADEAITGTQVDRRIDFQRLINDCMNGDIDMIITKSISRFARNTLDTLKYVRKLKEFNVAVFFEEENINTLTMDGELLLTILSSVAQQEVENISANVKKGLRMKMERGEMVGFQGCLGYDYDPETKSISINEKEAEIVRYIFRRYIEGVGGMVISRELEEQGYLSPRGNKRWTETTVLGIIKNEKYKGDLMMGKTYTVDPISKRRLDNFGEQDKFYIENHHEPIISEEDFEKAQGIRLRRSKNRNTVANNGGKREKYSRKYAFSSMLECGFCGHNLSRRNWHSSSEYTKVIWQCVNATKNGKKYCPHSKGIEEEAIEKAFMESYRQVCHNNVEITNEFLKTVEEELKDNSLAKDLKKISNQLDKIIKKEKDLVELRLNESISMDIYQDKYNEIAISKEKLLAEKRTLEVTLTDEKALKKRLEGFKKLLESNKYLEEFDRAVFESIVDKIIIGGTNDEGEIDPAMITIIYKTGKKDSQDGRLFKSRRKNAKEVNEETDNKLYPHSSDEVNNLYSYPINNTYRETLTVCTPNS
- a CDS encoding ABC transporter ATP-binding protein: MIDLQNVSFQYADSNYGVTNINLVIKAGECVVLTGKSGCGKTTITRLINGLAPKYYKGTKKGSIRIAGKDIEMMPSYDIGKIVGSIFQDPQRQFFSSELEGEIAFGCENYGFSKFEIQKRTKDAIHKMRLENIGKISLDLLSSGEKQRAAVASVYAMHPEVFVFDEPTANLDKDGIIQMKNILMQLKKAGYTLLIAEHRLSWTEELADRYLYMKDGQIQHEYSSLEFSTMNDLERISKGLRRIINKPFTKQIAPPRTDNIAIQGERLSLKKNKKQILKNVDIFANEKSVTAITGNNGAGKTSLALILSGLEKLTEGNVYIHGEKAGYRELCKHTYYCSNDTGTQFFTESISKELLLGTKYDAENLENAKKLLKDMCLYEYKDSHPASLSGGQKQRLAVCCALLSGKDILILDEPTSGLDAENMFLIARELKKAAEKEKTILVITHDEEFMDACCEYRISIDKTQK
- a CDS encoding MATE family efflux transporter: MDVRDKLLMENPWKLMIHLSLPAILGQLIVGLYAFVDSIYVGQMVGTDAMSAVSAASPFVLINNAIAVLLGIGSGSVLSRAIGKKDKETVDKIIGNLTFLVIVLSSVVMIIGIIFAPEFLRLSGAGGEVMEMGVSYLRTVYLGSIFVNFMQGANMVIRAEGRMGIAMGIMAAGAILNIILDPIFILFMPSRGPQAVAIATVISQISQALVTLIYFLKKSPVVRFHGIKPAKDLLPEIFSVGMSAMLMQIMMLVQMTVVYNTAVHFGGEKQIALMGAAQRVMQLAFVPIWGMSQGMQPAVGTNFGAKEYIRVKKLTNVFIIGSTCLAGFFFAIIEIFSVQILSAFITDSVIVSSGLSNFRLMYCIFPTYGMLIMTVTYFQAIGKAKQAGVLVILRQLALVIPLVLILPRFLNENVLGVWLALPLNDVVIILIAIILLISEYKRITKLAQEINKVNVGEIS
- a CDS encoding phage minor capsid protein, with translation MEYDIAEAFRRIELELISSMKRNWKRHNEEENKYGFTWSRWQAEQLKSLEEFKKKNPRLFSSKFKAINEQFLSILGQKETNFFGVHSRKVQALVKATTGDLVKAEHAMLRKANDEYRKVIYNAQTYLASGAGTLDKAIDMASNDFLTRGINCVVYKGGRHVNMATYSEMSLRTTNKRIGMYADGAKRQELGVHTVKVSRYVLLIG
- a CDS encoding serine hydrolase domain-containing protein, producing MKKIVILSCFIAFAFVVLFPRSFIFAAEETEHYETVIDKVADAYIGKSVPGACVIVSEHGEIVFSKAYGYADLEKNIPMDPENTVFEWGSISKTFIWVGVMQLNEEGKIDLDADIRNYLPKGFLKNLHYDTPITMRHLMNHTAGFEEQLINLRYFESDKEFILAEVLSSHQPEQVFSPGKVSAYSNWGAALAAFIVERVSGQNYKEYVNEHILKPLDMNNTSIGPFQNDNPTILARKAVGYSFFEKGFRKEPNMYLRMYPAGGMNGSAGDLLNYAQELAKNNDKDNLLFNNPHTKKEMFTETYRSYGANSGLSHGFWQYANNPEMHGHEGGTYGFKTQIWVEPKNERAILILTNVMETEFCSEIMEKIAYTEADEKKIKENLDLKMLSGDYLPARSALKNVGKIQGKKQMISIRVTDGNRLCLTMPFEDKKQYYEQIDSNIFFCKDASPEEKILAFNINDGKVHSMSFRLAHDYIPATNTQGKIAFLFSLGTYISTTLLFLTLLIICIISTLQRWKRCMRHHIYLYICGAMLGISGITGMAHWFSIYEILAHELMIIIIAGWCFSIIGILCGGYAIFKERSIKNSGLLLIFIAQIFSAYYLGFLTVV
- a CDS encoding sigma factor-like helix-turn-helix DNA-binding protein, which codes for MAKEYYLYVRGQKVKVSEDIYKVYWREKEHEKYLEQVDRKNHLLFFSSLDHDGNFVDNIADESVDVAKIVETQMMIEAVRNAISKLNDEERDIIERLYFNDETLSSIARGKKVSYQAIQWRKNSILKKLSVLLEEFMK